One Thermoplasma volcanium GSS1 genomic window carries:
- a CDS encoding amylo-alpha-1,6-glucosidase: protein MIANACSGKFPDLSFEGHRPFTISSLFSYFIGFTDLIPDKIGYHDPGEMGGLWYHPIRLIRNIFIDVDGKIVKAESCRLLPYSALFQFPSFSLCLSIEEDGTFHAFIEGNPPKKARLVLELMPRPVWNSIDTFYYQYNDDSIDVMSNAFPWIHINLHFKNGYNLLRSDLIATSGSDLVLTISSKFCNENSLTKSLIPKLALEGSTELNSEDELTLERFNSAKANIIQLTKYVEGVGYGLTAGHPDFPWFFGIDTLLSVKGLLFAGLDEIAYGSLNLMSRFSFSGRVPHEIITSGKIYNQGDLEETALFPFAVYRYLVYTSKIGESTHLLSTAKQSFQYIFDHGLAGRGIMEDAEAGTGIDLDTVVFLYMSLKELEQLYSFYKDNEIILDTLDWSKHNLSMRQLKRLIDAFWIDERNTYANRIVNGFPKDNKFWTSILPFYAGIGDREHFENFISSTGGLHNISRNGEITVDAMNNSMPINTGMFVISALNYGKTEIARQFFYSLEKSYSKFSPNSFPEISNNPNGCYLQAWSAAIYIEDLIGGFLGIAPEGDVLKLKPAIDPMVLKIHSVSLKFRGKKIKLTIDE, encoded by the coding sequence TTGATAGCAAACGCTTGTAGTGGGAAATTCCCGGATTTATCTTTTGAAGGACATCGGCCTTTTACCATTTCAAGCCTCTTCTCTTACTTTATAGGCTTTACTGATTTAATACCGGATAAGATCGGATATCACGATCCCGGAGAGATGGGTGGGTTATGGTATCACCCAATTAGATTAATAAGAAATATTTTCATTGATGTTGATGGAAAGATTGTGAAGGCTGAAAGCTGTCGCCTCTTACCGTATAGTGCTCTGTTCCAATTTCCAAGCTTTTCACTTTGCCTAAGCATTGAAGAAGATGGCACATTCCATGCCTTTATCGAAGGAAACCCACCAAAAAAGGCAAGGCTTGTATTGGAACTAATGCCTAGGCCAGTGTGGAACTCCATAGATACTTTCTATTATCAGTATAATGACGATTCAATAGATGTAATGAGCAACGCTTTTCCATGGATACATATCAATTTACATTTTAAAAACGGTTATAACCTGCTTAGATCAGATCTAATTGCAACCAGTGGATCAGATCTAGTACTCACCATAAGCAGTAAATTTTGCAATGAAAACTCTCTCACAAAGAGCCTAATTCCAAAATTGGCATTAGAGGGAAGTACAGAATTGAACTCTGAAGACGAACTAACTCTAGAAAGATTCAATAGTGCGAAAGCAAACATTATACAGCTCACGAAGTATGTAGAAGGCGTCGGATATGGCCTCACAGCGGGGCATCCAGACTTCCCATGGTTTTTTGGTATTGACACACTATTATCTGTTAAGGGACTACTGTTTGCAGGCTTAGATGAAATTGCCTACGGCTCGCTTAACTTAATGTCCAGATTTAGTTTCTCCGGCAGAGTACCACATGAAATAATAACAAGCGGCAAGATATATAATCAGGGAGACTTAGAAGAAACTGCACTTTTTCCCTTTGCCGTCTATAGGTATTTGGTGTATACATCTAAGATAGGGGAAAGTACACACTTGTTAAGCACTGCCAAGCAGTCTTTTCAATACATTTTCGACCATGGACTGGCAGGAAGAGGAATAATGGAAGATGCTGAAGCTGGTACCGGCATTGATTTGGATACTGTGGTATTTCTATACATGAGCTTGAAGGAACTGGAACAGCTATATTCATTTTATAAAGATAATGAAATAATTTTAGATACGCTTGATTGGAGTAAGCACAATCTAAGCATGAGACAGTTGAAACGATTAATAGACGCATTTTGGATAGACGAACGGAATACCTACGCAAATAGGATCGTCAACGGATTTCCTAAGGACAATAAATTCTGGACTTCGATCTTGCCATTTTATGCAGGAATAGGGGACAGAGAACACTTCGAGAACTTCATTTCAAGTACCGGTGGATTGCATAATATATCCAGAAATGGTGAAATAACCGTAGATGCAATGAATAATTCGATGCCGATAAATACTGGAATGTTCGTTATATCCGCACTAAATTATGGGAAGACTGAAATTGCGAGGCAGTTTTTTTACTCTCTTGAAAAATCCTATAGCAAATTTTCGCCAAATTCGTTTCCTGAGATCAGCAACAATCCAAATGGATGCTATCTACAAGCTTGGTCAGCAGCTATATATATCGAAGATTTAATCGGCGGATTCCTAGGGATAGCCCCCGAGGGAGATGTATTAAAGTTGAAGCCAGCTATAGATCCTATGGTTCTTAAAATACACAGTGTTTCATTAAAATTCAGGGGAAAGAAAATAAAACTTACGATAGATGAGTAA
- a CDS encoding TrmB family transcriptional regulator, with protein MQERDWGDNTENTTIVGILQDLGLSENEAKLYMVLLQRGSMTAQDILRNMPLRQPQLYDITSSLERKGFINVLQGRPKKYKAISADVVIEAREQILKKNRDYFLNWANKTADSRREKTALINAKNLRSVVNNSIELVKEASLTLEAETTIELLEYIKEPIKRKARNGVRVELLLFGKSNIPDETIAYFKDLPVEIRYLDPGQFYVLISDEVNSVFMPRSVAIDPETPKYGYIIMDRDMSWFITHNFFVGWYKAKEITSINVNVPCLYKSQRILISDLQRMATKYSRISGTLEGVLRKNGSKFVEAGEIKGINVDTEIINFEFETSSGRYTVGGYDSQIEDVIMKSFRLTHLS; from the coding sequence ATGCAGGAAAGAGATTGGGGAGACAATACTGAGAATACTACTATAGTTGGTATACTTCAGGATCTTGGGCTCAGCGAAAATGAGGCAAAGTTGTATATGGTATTGCTACAACGTGGGAGCATGACTGCCCAAGACATCCTCCGGAATATGCCTCTCAGACAGCCACAACTTTATGATATAACGTCTTCGCTTGAGCGAAAGGGGTTTATCAACGTTTTGCAAGGCCGGCCAAAAAAATACAAGGCTATAAGCGCAGATGTAGTAATAGAGGCAAGAGAGCAAATACTTAAGAAAAATAGAGACTACTTTCTTAATTGGGCAAACAAGACCGCAGATTCTAGGAGAGAAAAAACAGCACTGATCAACGCCAAAAACCTGAGAAGCGTTGTGAACAACTCCATAGAGCTAGTCAAGGAAGCAAGTCTAACCTTAGAAGCTGAGACAACTATAGAACTTCTCGAATACATAAAGGAACCTATCAAACGTAAGGCTAGGAATGGTGTTAGGGTTGAACTGCTCCTCTTTGGGAAATCAAATATACCCGACGAAACGATCGCATACTTCAAGGATCTTCCGGTAGAGATTAGATACCTGGATCCTGGGCAATTCTATGTATTGATCTCAGATGAGGTTAATTCTGTGTTTATGCCGAGGAGCGTAGCTATAGACCCTGAGACCCCAAAGTATGGGTATATAATAATGGATAGAGATATGTCGTGGTTCATAACCCATAACTTTTTTGTTGGATGGTATAAGGCAAAAGAGATCACATCGATAAATGTGAATGTTCCATGTCTGTATAAATCGCAGAGAATTCTTATAAGCGATCTTCAGAGGATGGCAACAAAATATTCCAGAATAAGTGGTACACTTGAGGGTGTATTGAGAAAAAACGGAAGCAAATTTGTTGAGGCTGGCGAAATAAAAGGAATAAATGTGGATACAGAAATAATAAATTTTGAATTTGAAACGTCGAGTGGGCGATATACTGTGGGCGGTTATGATTCCCAGATTGAGGATGTTATAATGAAATCATTCAGGCTTACTCATCTATCGTAA
- the acs gene encoding acetate--CoA ligase: MDIEGEKSVLPTEEVYHPDMNLYKRAYDDSFKNMEAFWSFNAEILTWYKKWDRVLDDTKKPFYRWFVGGKLNMSYNCVDRHIEQHRRNKAAYIWVGEKGDEKIVTYDGLFRRINNLAKALINLGIKKGDRIVLYMPMIIEAPVAMLAAARIGAVFSFVFAGFGAGALAERINDSKAVLLITADGSFRNGKVVELKKIADEALEMTSTIRNVIVVKHAGNNVDMNEDRDIWYHEVVGDSYTYVEPVQMDANDPLFILYTSGTTGKPKGAVHSTGGYGVWVANTLKWAFNPDEDDRWWCAADIGWITGHSYIVFAPLILGLTSIMYEGSITYPEPDRVWEIIEKYRINILYTSPTAIRMLMKFGDKYPKRHDLSTLKVLGTVGEPINPSAWRWYYETIGNSKCPIIDTYWQTETGGFMIAPQRALGLPPLKPGSATFPLPGVDPAILNDRGEEVKDNEKGYIVFRRPWPGMLMTVNNDDERYVKTYFSKFYGYYFCGDYAIKDSDGYYWLLGRADEVLNVAGHRLGTIEVEDALVSTGLAVEAAAFGKPDPIKGEVIVAFIVPKQIQADRRELISEIRKRIRSDLGPIYVPDEIHIVKLLPKTRSGKIMRRVVKAVALDQIPGDLTTLEDSSSVDEIRSAIEAFRKEAKGGE, translated from the coding sequence ATGGACATAGAAGGAGAAAAGTCCGTTCTTCCGACAGAAGAGGTGTATCACCCTGATATGAATTTGTACAAGAGGGCTTACGATGATTCGTTCAAAAATATGGAGGCTTTTTGGTCGTTTAATGCTGAAATACTAACTTGGTACAAAAAATGGGATAGGGTGCTAGATGATACAAAAAAGCCATTCTATAGGTGGTTTGTAGGCGGTAAATTAAACATGTCTTACAACTGCGTTGACAGACACATAGAGCAACACAGAAGGAATAAGGCGGCATATATATGGGTTGGTGAGAAAGGAGATGAAAAGATAGTCACTTACGATGGATTGTTTCGCAGGATAAACAACTTAGCTAAAGCTTTAATAAACTTAGGCATAAAAAAGGGTGACAGGATTGTCCTGTACATGCCAATGATAATCGAGGCACCAGTTGCTATGCTTGCCGCGGCTAGGATTGGTGCCGTTTTTTCTTTCGTATTCGCCGGTTTTGGAGCTGGTGCTCTGGCAGAGAGGATAAATGATTCAAAAGCTGTGCTACTCATAACCGCAGATGGAAGTTTCAGAAATGGAAAGGTGGTTGAACTAAAGAAAATAGCCGATGAAGCTCTGGAAATGACATCTACGATTAGAAATGTCATAGTTGTAAAGCACGCAGGCAACAATGTTGATATGAACGAAGACAGAGACATATGGTATCACGAGGTAGTAGGGGATTCTTACACATACGTAGAGCCGGTCCAAATGGATGCCAACGATCCGTTGTTTATACTCTACACGTCAGGCACAACAGGGAAGCCAAAAGGAGCTGTGCATAGCACGGGAGGGTATGGTGTTTGGGTTGCGAATACTTTGAAGTGGGCCTTTAATCCAGATGAAGACGATAGATGGTGGTGTGCTGCGGACATCGGTTGGATTACAGGCCACAGTTATATCGTATTTGCACCCTTGATATTAGGTCTTACCAGCATAATGTATGAAGGATCAATAACTTATCCGGAACCCGATAGAGTATGGGAAATTATAGAAAAATACAGAATAAACATACTCTACACATCCCCTACAGCTATAAGGATGCTCATGAAGTTTGGCGATAAATACCCGAAGAGGCATGACTTATCAACGCTAAAGGTTCTCGGTACCGTTGGCGAACCTATAAACCCTTCAGCATGGAGATGGTATTACGAAACGATAGGGAACTCTAAGTGCCCCATAATAGATACGTACTGGCAAACAGAGACTGGAGGCTTTATGATTGCTCCACAAAGGGCGCTAGGGCTTCCTCCTTTAAAACCTGGATCAGCAACATTCCCGCTTCCAGGCGTAGATCCAGCGATACTCAACGATAGGGGTGAAGAAGTTAAGGATAATGAGAAAGGGTACATAGTGTTTAGAAGGCCTTGGCCAGGAATGCTGATGACAGTAAACAATGACGATGAGAGATACGTGAAGACGTATTTTTCCAAGTTCTATGGCTATTACTTTTGCGGAGATTACGCCATAAAGGATTCCGACGGTTATTACTGGCTCCTAGGAAGGGCTGATGAAGTCCTAAACGTAGCAGGACATCGCCTCGGTACAATAGAAGTTGAAGACGCATTAGTTTCAACAGGGCTTGCCGTTGAAGCAGCAGCTTTTGGTAAACCTGATCCTATAAAGGGGGAAGTTATAGTGGCCTTCATTGTACCCAAACAAATTCAGGCTGACCGAAGGGAATTAATTTCTGAAATTAGAAAGCGAATTAGATCTGATTTAGGGCCAATTTACGTACCAGACGAGATACATATTGTAAAACTGCTTCCAAAAACTAGAAGCGGCAAGATAATGAGGAGAGTTGTAAAGGCTGTTGCACTGGATCAGATACCAGGAGATCTAACCACTCTTGAGGACTCAAGCTCTGTCGATGAGATTAGATCAGCAATAGAGGCCTTTAGGAAGGAGGCAAAGGGAGGGGAGTGA
- a CDS encoding acetate uptake transporter gives MKLESNAFEKAFSSDPAPLGLAGFAFTTFLLSFINAGLIPASGVNVVVPLAIAYGGLAQLITGSWEMRRGNNFGFTAFTSYGSFWIFYALMVILADLHIINALPAVAVGWALILWGIFTLYMWGGAMMASMSLNLTFLFLWLTFVVLGLGAIYSSVALTHAGGYLGILSAFFAAYTSFAIIINSMKPGTIPVGPGMFHKKAGK, from the coding sequence GTGAAGTTGGAAAGCAATGCCTTTGAAAAAGCTTTTTCCTCTGACCCAGCTCCGTTGGGCCTTGCAGGATTCGCTTTCACAACATTTCTATTAAGCTTTATCAATGCAGGCCTTATTCCTGCGTCCGGTGTAAATGTTGTTGTTCCGCTCGCAATAGCATACGGTGGCCTTGCACAATTAATAACGGGATCTTGGGAAATGCGCAGGGGCAACAACTTTGGTTTTACCGCTTTTACTAGTTACGGATCCTTTTGGATTTTTTATGCATTAATGGTGATACTTGCAGATCTCCACATAATAAATGCCCTTCCAGCAGTAGCGGTTGGATGGGCGCTCATACTCTGGGGCATATTCACACTTTATATGTGGGGAGGGGCCATGATGGCATCGATGTCTCTAAACCTAACATTCCTCTTCCTTTGGTTAACCTTCGTGGTCCTTGGATTAGGCGCGATATATTCGTCCGTAGCTTTAACCCATGCTGGTGGTTACCTAGGCATACTTTCAGCCTTTTTTGCAGCTTATACAAGTTTTGCTATAATAATAAACTCAATGAAACCAGGCACTATTCCCGTTGGGCCTGGTATGTTTCATAAAAAGGCTGGAAAATAA
- a CDS encoding aldo/keto reductase, which produces MDCLITEMEYKEFGNTGVKVSSVGIGTYYDPGWMALSRFNVKRDAEKKIQAIRTAIDAGVTLIDTAEIYGSEDLVAKAIEGHNREELFIATKVWINHLRYDKVIKACKASLSRLNTKYVDLYQIHFPSPTANLQETFKAMEKLVDDGLVKFIGVSNFSRGKLEKSMEYVKKYEIVSNQIHYSLKKRDAEEDIVKFCENNGMAVLAWYPLEHGSLVRESDYPSEILARIKAKHPSITPAQIALSYLIYGNKLVFPIPRASNPEHVKENIASVEQKLDQEEIEELRKYFN; this is translated from the coding sequence ATGGACTGCCTTATCACTGAGATGGAGTACAAGGAATTCGGGAATACTGGTGTAAAGGTCTCATCTGTTGGAATAGGAACATACTACGATCCAGGCTGGATGGCCTTATCAAGGTTCAACGTTAAGAGAGATGCTGAGAAAAAGATACAGGCTATACGTACTGCAATTGACGCTGGGGTCACGTTAATAGATACAGCTGAGATTTATGGGAGTGAGGATCTTGTTGCAAAGGCTATTGAGGGCCATAATAGGGAGGAACTATTCATCGCGACAAAAGTCTGGATAAATCACCTTAGGTACGACAAGGTAATAAAGGCTTGCAAAGCAAGCCTCTCAAGACTAAATACAAAATATGTAGATCTGTATCAAATTCATTTCCCTTCCCCTACTGCAAACCTTCAGGAAACTTTCAAGGCTATGGAGAAGTTGGTTGATGATGGCCTAGTAAAGTTCATAGGTGTCAGCAATTTTTCTAGGGGGAAACTTGAGAAATCTATGGAATACGTGAAGAAGTACGAGATCGTATCAAACCAGATCCACTATAGCCTAAAGAAAAGGGATGCTGAAGAGGATATCGTCAAGTTTTGCGAAAACAACGGAATGGCCGTGCTAGCTTGGTATCCACTTGAGCACGGTAGCCTTGTTAGGGAATCAGACTATCCAAGTGAGATTCTTGCGCGAATAAAAGCTAAACATCCCAGCATAACACCCGCACAAATTGCCCTTAGCTACCTTATATATGGGAACAAATTAGTCTTTCCAATACCTAGGGCATCAAATCCTGAACATGTTAAGGAAAACATAGCGTCTGTGGAACAAAAGCTAGATCAGGAAGAAATAGAAGAGTTAAGAAAATATTTCAATTAA
- a CDS encoding COG1470 family protein — translation MKYSILLIVLVIALFMLPMVSSAASGTSEITLSTTSISIPRGGSSTVTYNVKLASGNTWGTSISASAPSGISVTFSNPTGDPPFSGTATVTVAKTVSPGTYTIEISATGDDPSSSPATLSVTVMNTTVTTAPPPAPVVHVNYIPFIVGGIAIALFVVFLIIFSLFLPAYSKPIRYVTYTVTLILSMYLITYDHVLLKYAYSHWLGLIVYLLLSTIFFGLTFSSSQALKRSSLYLLTVGNILLGLLMIVDTVFGLPYSSLHNVTTNVGWDYLFGYGTTSISTVGISLAFTLLFIFVGIYAGVSLREARVLKG, via the coding sequence ATGAAATATTCGATCCTACTCATCGTTTTGGTGATCGCCTTGTTTATGCTTCCAATGGTTTCATCTGCAGCTAGTGGCACGAGTGAGATTACGCTTTCAACTACATCTATTTCAATTCCAAGAGGGGGGTCTTCTACCGTCACGTACAATGTGAAGCTAGCTAGTGGGAACACATGGGGTACGAGCATTTCAGCATCAGCCCCTTCCGGTATATCAGTAACATTCAGTAATCCAACAGGCGATCCGCCTTTCAGTGGCACTGCCACTGTAACCGTCGCAAAGACGGTTTCGCCTGGCACCTATACTATCGAAATTTCTGCGACTGGAGACGATCCATCCTCGTCTCCGGCAACGTTAAGCGTAACGGTAATGAACACTACTGTAACGACAGCTCCACCGCCAGCACCAGTTGTGCATGTGAATTATATTCCGTTTATAGTTGGTGGAATAGCAATAGCTCTCTTTGTAGTATTCCTAATAATTTTCAGCCTTTTCTTGCCGGCCTATTCAAAACCTATTAGATACGTTACTTACACTGTCACCTTAATACTCTCAATGTACCTAATAACCTACGATCATGTTCTATTGAAGTATGCGTATTCCCACTGGCTAGGCCTGATAGTTTATCTCCTGCTATCCACAATTTTCTTCGGCCTTACCTTCTCCTCTTCTCAAGCGTTAAAACGATCAAGCCTTTACTTACTTACTGTCGGTAATATCCTCCTGGGCCTACTTATGATCGTTGATACTGTATTTGGCCTTCCATATTCGTCACTTCACAATGTTACTACAAATGTAGGGTGGGATTACCTATTCGGTTATGGTACAACTTCAATATCAACAGTAGGTATATCTCTGGCCTTTACTCTTCTATTTATATTCGTAGGCATATATGCAGGAGTTTCATTGAGAGAAGCTAGGGTCCTGAAAGGTTAA
- a CDS encoding sulfite exporter TauE/SafE family protein: protein MLTIIEIVIRFLSILIGAFIAGLIGSLTGLGGGTVLVPVLTLFYGVPIIYATGASLISTIATSAGSASAYAKEKIANIRLGVGLEVATTTGAIVGSLTAVYIYDHHLSWLVYVIFGMVLLGSLIPTIQRGKYEIPKILKPDWTTRIFQLSGSYYDAKLHKNVEYSGVRWWLGEIIMFFAGLISGLLGIGSGALKVLGMDWAINLPMKVTTTSSNFMIGITAATGSSIYWYAGYIQPFIAAATAIGVLIGAFLGAKILVRITNRSIRWIFFAILMFLGIQMVLKGLYIINVITISPYIQFAISTIISIISIIILFQVMKKIEARGDVS, encoded by the coding sequence ATGCTCACGATCATCGAGATTGTTATCAGGTTTCTATCTATACTCATTGGCGCATTCATAGCCGGATTAATAGGCTCCCTTACCGGACTGGGAGGCGGAACCGTACTGGTACCAGTACTGACGCTCTTCTATGGAGTCCCAATAATATACGCTACAGGCGCGAGTCTTATTTCGACTATAGCGACTTCAGCCGGATCAGCGAGCGCCTATGCGAAGGAAAAGATAGCCAATATCAGGTTAGGCGTTGGCTTAGAGGTAGCAACTACTACTGGTGCAATAGTTGGTTCGCTTACTGCAGTCTATATTTACGATCATCATCTCTCTTGGTTGGTATACGTAATATTTGGTATGGTACTACTGGGTTCATTAATACCAACAATACAAAGAGGAAAATATGAGATACCTAAGATCTTGAAGCCTGACTGGACAACAAGAATATTTCAGCTTTCTGGATCGTACTATGATGCAAAGCTTCACAAGAATGTTGAATACTCCGGAGTAAGGTGGTGGCTTGGCGAAATAATAATGTTCTTTGCCGGGCTTATATCAGGGCTCCTTGGCATAGGAAGCGGGGCCCTCAAAGTGCTAGGAATGGACTGGGCTATAAACTTGCCTATGAAAGTAACTACCACGTCGAGCAACTTCATGATAGGAATAACAGCGGCAACAGGAAGTTCTATATACTGGTATGCCGGATACATACAACCTTTTATAGCAGCTGCCACTGCCATAGGTGTTCTGATCGGTGCTTTTCTTGGTGCGAAAATACTTGTGAGGATAACTAACAGAAGTATTAGGTGGATCTTCTTTGCCATTCTTATGTTTCTAGGAATACAGATGGTTCTCAAGGGCCTTTACATAATAAACGTAATAACAATATCTCCGTACATACAGTTCGCGATATCAACAATAATATCAATTATCTCGATAATAATCCTTTTCCAAGTTATGAAAAAAATAGAGGCAAGGGGTGATGTTTCTTGA
- a CDS encoding DUF1634 domain-containing protein produces MKFDRDLTISYALRIGVSISMFFIIVGVILLFVKNGGSGYTLAQIASYHSQMNSKFIYLGLIPKGLLDLDGIFFIATGLWVLVFTPITSVVIALVSFYLTRNKLYIALSIIVLFNLFFAMLVIPHI; encoded by the coding sequence TTGAAATTTGATAGAGATCTAACAATAAGTTACGCCTTGAGAATTGGCGTTTCCATAAGCATGTTCTTCATTATCGTCGGGGTTATACTTTTATTCGTCAAAAACGGAGGTTCAGGATATACTCTTGCACAAATAGCTAGTTACCATTCGCAGATGAATTCTAAGTTCATATACTTAGGGCTCATACCCAAGGGTCTACTCGATCTAGATGGGATATTTTTTATAGCTACAGGCCTATGGGTACTAGTATTTACACCCATAACCAGTGTCGTTATCGCTCTGGTATCCTTTTACCTGACAAGGAATAAGCTCTACATTGCATTGAGCATTATAGTCCTCTTCAACCTGTTCTTTGCTATGCTTGTGATCCCGCATATTTGA
- a CDS encoding NAD(P)-dependent oxidoreductase, giving the protein MLSFERVRIRKADPVKRVGTFELEPLENYNDGEAIAEASRCIGCNMCSAACPASLDIGGYVRSTAAGDPAQTIRIIMETLPFPAIIGRVCTHMCEDVCVLYDGGGPIAIRHLKRYAADKFDDYGEILKPQKRKFIGKRVAVVGGGPAGLTVAYYLTLQGVKVTVFEERPALGGFMKTGIPRYRLPQNVLDKEIGYILSRGVQVKLNTAVGRDVKFEDLMKEYDAIFLGVGNHKPRMTGTPGSDAPNVMHATEFLERVSFGEKINVGETVAVIGGGFTANDSARTSLRLGAKHVYIMYRRRDVDRPGYPSMNADEEMEEAEEENVEYVWEVTPFEYVKENGRVVAMKYWKNEMVSQGKGRAKPVPIKDKFYTIKVDMVIEATGQETDYSFLGSYVEKLRLNDRGEPIVDQYGMTSIPGVFTGGDSTNPNRDLISAVRDGDIAVQGILRYLNVMDQVSYDDLPLLDRFKPYSYTAAAEAYASRGLE; this is encoded by the coding sequence ATGCTCAGTTTTGAAAGAGTCAGGATCCGGAAAGCAGACCCTGTCAAGCGAGTGGGAACGTTCGAATTAGAGCCATTAGAAAACTACAATGATGGAGAAGCAATAGCTGAGGCCAGCAGATGCATAGGTTGTAATATGTGCTCTGCTGCATGTCCTGCTAGTCTAGATATTGGTGGTTACGTAAGAAGCACAGCCGCTGGAGATCCTGCACAAACGATCAGAATAATAATGGAAACACTTCCGTTTCCAGCAATAATTGGCAGAGTATGCACACATATGTGCGAGGATGTCTGCGTATTGTACGATGGAGGGGGGCCAATAGCCATAAGGCACCTGAAGAGGTACGCAGCTGACAAATTTGATGATTATGGCGAAATATTAAAACCCCAGAAGAGAAAGTTTATTGGAAAGCGTGTTGCTGTTGTTGGCGGTGGCCCGGCTGGGCTGACTGTTGCTTACTATCTCACCTTACAGGGCGTGAAAGTCACTGTTTTTGAAGAGAGGCCTGCTTTAGGCGGGTTTATGAAAACTGGCATACCAAGGTACAGACTTCCGCAGAATGTTCTTGACAAGGAGATAGGGTATATATTATCCAGAGGTGTTCAAGTCAAGCTCAACACTGCTGTTGGACGAGATGTCAAATTCGAAGACTTAATGAAGGAATATGATGCTATTTTCCTGGGTGTTGGAAACCACAAACCACGCATGACCGGCACTCCTGGAAGCGATGCACCTAATGTAATGCACGCTACGGAATTTTTAGAGAGAGTAAGTTTTGGTGAAAAGATAAACGTCGGAGAAACCGTAGCAGTAATAGGTGGTGGTTTCACAGCCAACGACTCTGCTAGGACTTCCTTAAGACTGGGAGCGAAGCACGTATATATAATGTATCGGAGAAGGGACGTGGATAGGCCTGGATATCCAAGTATGAATGCAGACGAGGAGATGGAAGAGGCGGAAGAGGAAAATGTAGAGTATGTATGGGAAGTGACGCCTTTCGAATATGTAAAGGAAAATGGGAGAGTTGTGGCTATGAAATACTGGAAAAACGAAATGGTGTCACAGGGAAAAGGAAGGGCAAAGCCTGTACCAATAAAAGATAAATTCTATACTATAAAAGTCGATATGGTAATTGAGGCTACTGGCCAGGAAACAGATTATTCGTTCCTAGGCAGCTATGTAGAAAAGCTCAGACTTAACGATAGGGGGGAGCCCATAGTTGATCAATACGGAATGACGTCAATACCGGGTGTATTTACCGGAGGGGATTCTACCAACCCTAACAGGGATCTCATAAGTGCGGTTAGGGATGGGGATATAGCAGTTCAGGGTATTTTAAGATACCTCAATGTTATGGATCAGGTATCCTACGATGATCTGCCGCTTTTAGATAGGTTTAAGCCATATTCATATACAGCAGCAGCGGAGGCTTACGCGTCTCGTGGGCTTGAGTAA